Proteins encoded within one genomic window of Arachis ipaensis cultivar K30076 chromosome B08, Araip1.1, whole genome shotgun sequence:
- the LOC107612664 gene encoding protein indeterminate-domain 11 has translation MLQQHKKQALAGVVIQENMSNFTPPPPSQTHGQVNKKKRSLPGNPDPDAEVIALSPKTLMATNRFLCEICGKGFQRDQNLQLHRRGHNLPWKLKQRTKTEVVRKKVYVCPEPTCVHHDPGRALGDLTGIKKHFSRKHGEKKWKCDKCSKKYAVQSDWKAHSKTCGTREYRCDCGTLFSRRDSFITHRAFCDALAEESARAVTAVSQSQSHEIHGFSLKQEQQSSFSTMTPWLDFSSVTTTTTTPRLDLDEQVPNRNPNPSGVIGPTAHMSATALLQKAAQMGATTTTTTVSSSAQHSQSQLIRTHPQGHVSDTFGLNLSSRDDPTAFAHHGFFPPPASSPSLLHHVINSFDDAFGANDGAGEGMTRDFLGLRPLSHSDILTIAGISNCINSTSSSSPHHHHQKPWQD, from the exons ATGTTACAACAACACAAGAAGCAAGCATTAGCAGGAGTAGTAATTCAAGAGAACATGTCAAACTTCactccaccaccaccatctcAAACTCATGGACAAGttaataagaagaagagaagcctCCCTGGTAACccag ACCCTGATGCTGAAGTAATAGCGTTGTCACCGAAGACTCTGATGGCGACGAACAGATTCTTATGCGAGATCTGTGGGAAAGGGTTTCAGAGAGACCAGAATCTGCAGCTGCACAGAAGAGGCCACAACTTGCCGTGGAAGCTGAAGCAGAGAACGAAGACGGAGGTGGTGAGGAAGAAGGTGTACGTGTGCCCGGAGCCAACTTGCGTACACCACGATCCCGGCAGAGCACTGGGAGACCTCACCGGAATCAAGAAGCACTTCAGCAGAAAGCACGGCGAGAAGAAGTGGAAATGCGACAAGTGCTCTAAGAAGTACGCCGTTCAATCCGACTGGAAAGCTCACTCCAAAACCTGCGGCACTCGCGAGTACCGATGCGACTGCGGCACCCTCTTCTCAAg GAGGGACAGTTTTATCACGCACAGAGCGTTTTGTGATGCGCTTGCAGAAGAAAGCGCGAGAGCTGTGACAGCTGTATCTCAGTCTCAATCTCATGAAATCCATGGATTCTCACTGAAGCAAGAGCAGCAAAGTAGTTTCAGCACCATGACACCGTGGCTTGATTTCTCGTCAGTTACTACTACGACGACGACTCCAAGGTTGGATCTGGATGAACAAGTACCAAATCGAAACCCTAACCCTAGCGGTGTAATTGGACCCACAGCGCACATGTCAGCAACTGCGTTGCTTCAGAAAGCAGCGCAGATGGgtgcaaccaccaccaccaccaccgtcaGCTCATCCGCACAACACTCACAGTCACAGCTCATCAGGACCCACCCGCAGGGTCACGTGTCTGACACTTTTGGTTTGAATTTGTCCTCACGTGACGACCCTACTGCTTTCGCTCACCATGGCTTCTTCCCGCCTCCTGCTTCTTCTCCGTCTCTCCTCCACCACGTCATCAACTCTTTTGACGACGCTTTTGGCGCCAATGACGGTGCTGGCGAGGGAATGACCAGGGATTTCTTGGGGCTTAGGCCTCTCTCTCATAGCGATATCCTCACCATTGCCGGTATCAGTAACTGCATCaactctacttcttcttcttccccgcatcatcatcaccaaaagccatggcaag ATTAG